The Methylotenera sp. G11 genome includes a window with the following:
- a CDS encoding HAMP domain-containing sensor histidine kinase translates to MSLRFRLNLLITLLSLAFILVVGTILVNDTRVSIRERVEAASRVTVQLLDTVIVSSALNPEMGPTHIVLQSFLGSLGYVRSSHIELYDYYGREIYSSPESTFKSDVVPPEWFIKLVQPKVEIVERKIRYGTLVISSSSAGSIREAWSGFRQLIWVGLAFFLLINMMVYLLLSHSLRPINRILAAISSIERGDLSTRLPRLALPEFDRIGNSLNRMADSLKAERELEENRQLTFLIQKHIEEERRSLARELHDELGQYVTAIKTFAVGIANKAKANSTTAGMPEIASSAQVIVSAANQIYDGMHNIVRQLRPGSLDNLGLAETLKDAVSNYQAQHPDIRIQLYLSENLESGNLRSLGETVSINLYRIVQEALNNAFKYAQATKIDIRLTKSETGELQLSIEDDGVGMNVEAVDQVTHFGLLGMRERVQALNGTFNIIASPNHGTRINITVPDSQPNR, encoded by the coding sequence ATGAGTTTACGTTTTCGCTTAAATCTGCTGATCACATTGCTTTCACTGGCTTTTATACTGGTGGTCGGCACCATCCTGGTCAATGATACCCGCGTATCGATCCGCGAACGGGTGGAGGCTGCCAGCCGCGTGACGGTGCAGCTGCTCGATACCGTGATCGTGAGTTCGGCGTTAAACCCGGAAATGGGGCCTACGCATATCGTGCTGCAGAGTTTCCTCGGCTCGCTGGGATATGTGCGCAGCAGCCATATCGAGCTTTATGATTATTACGGCCGCGAGATTTACAGCTCGCCGGAATCCACTTTCAAAAGCGATGTAGTCCCGCCCGAGTGGTTTATCAAACTGGTACAGCCCAAGGTGGAAATCGTAGAGCGCAAGATACGCTACGGCACGCTTGTGATCAGTTCCAGTTCCGCCGGATCCATTCGTGAGGCCTGGTCCGGTTTTCGCCAGCTGATATGGGTCGGGCTGGCGTTTTTCCTGTTGATCAATATGATGGTGTACCTGCTGCTCAGTCATTCGCTCAGGCCGATCAACCGGATTCTGGCTGCGATCAGCAGTATTGAGCGGGGTGACCTGAGTACACGCCTGCCCAGGCTTGCGCTGCCGGAGTTCGACCGCATCGGTAACAGCCTCAATCGCATGGCGGATTCGCTTAAAGCCGAGCGCGAGCTGGAAGAAAATCGCCAGCTGACATTCCTGATCCAGAAGCATATCGAAGAAGAACGCAGAAGCCTGGCGCGTGAGCTGCATGATGAGCTTGGCCAATATGTGACGGCGATTAAAACCTTTGCCGTAGGCATTGCCAATAAGGCAAAAGCCAACAGCACAACTGCCGGCATGCCCGAAATCGCATCAAGCGCACAGGTGATCGTGTCTGCGGCGAACCAGATATACGACGGCATGCATAATATCGTCCGCCAGCTGCGTCCCGGCTCGCTCGATAACCTTGGCTTGGCAGAGACATTGAAAGATGCCGTGTCTAATTACCAGGCACAGCATCCTGACATCAGGATCCAGCTTTACCTGTCTGAGAACCTGGAGTCCGGAAACCTGCGGAGCCTGGGTGAGACCGTGAGCATCAATCTCTACCGGATCGTGCAGGAAGCGCTGAACAATGCATTCAAATATGCGCAGGCCACCAAAATAGACATCCGGCTGACTAAATCAGAAACGGGAGAGTTGCAATTGAGCATAGAAGATGATGGTGTCGGCATGAATGTGGAAGCGGTGGACCAGGTGACCCACTTTGGCCTGCTGGGCATGCGAGAACGCGTGCAGGCACTGAATGGAACTTTTAACATTATCGCTTCACCTAACCATGGCACCAGGATCAATATCACGGTGCCGGACAGTCAACCGAACCGGTAA
- the dhaL gene encoding dihydroxyacetone kinase subunit DhaL gives MNPSFIPNAAIAIQNTILLHESELESLDRAIGDGDHYINMKRGAQVIADLQQELATLPPDAALNRIGMKLLSTVGGASGPLFASFFMAMAKVIKEKGDTSTSTVAVAFAAGVDSIRQRGKADAGEKTMLDVLIPVAAQFTAMAAQNASSEEICTALVLTAEQGMLATKDLIATKGRAAGLGERAIGHIDPGAKSCQLMIEAVCKLIK, from the coding sequence ATGAATCCGTCATTTATCCCAAACGCCGCAATCGCCATCCAGAACACCATCCTGCTGCACGAATCAGAACTCGAATCGCTAGACCGTGCAATCGGCGACGGTGACCACTATATCAACATGAAACGCGGGGCACAGGTGATTGCCGATCTGCAGCAGGAGCTGGCGACGCTGCCACCGGACGCCGCACTCAACAGGATCGGCATGAAACTATTGAGCACGGTTGGCGGTGCATCCGGCCCGCTGTTTGCGAGTTTCTTCATGGCGATGGCTAAAGTTATCAAAGAAAAAGGCGACACATCCACATCAACCGTTGCCGTTGCATTTGCCGCAGGCGTTGATTCAATCCGTCAGCGCGGCAAAGCCGATGCCGGTGAGAAAACCATGCTGGACGTGCTGATTCCGGTTGCCGCCCAATTTACCGCAATGGCAGCCCAGAACGCCAGCAGCGAAGAAATCTGCACAGCACTTGTGCTCACGGCCGAGCAAGGCATGCTTGCCACTAAAGACCTGATTGCCACCAAAGGCCGCGCCGCCGGCCTGGGTGAACGCGCCATCGGGCATATCGACCCGGGTGCCAAAAGCTGCCAGCTCATGATAGAAGCGGTTTGCAAGTTAATAAAATAA
- the dhaK gene encoding dihydroxyacetone kinase subunit DhaK has protein sequence MKKFINKTDDILAESLSGFALAHSDLVSLNLEPNYLTRKQKASGKVAIISGGGSGHEPLHAGYIGDGMLDAACPGHVFTSPTPDQMLAAAEAVHAGKGILFIVKNYAGDVMNFEMAAEMLPFESATVLTSDDCAVINSTYTTGRRGVAGTVIVEKCVGSLAETGADLQACKALGDKVNSRTASMGVALTSCTVPAAGRPTFDIDDTELEMGVGIHGEPGRRREPMREADAIVNDVVHAILEALKPAAGSEALLLINGFGATPLMELYLIYNTAARLFSEHGIKITRSLVGNYTTALDMAGASITLCLLDDEIKKHWDSPVHTPALRWGV, from the coding sequence ATGAAAAAATTCATCAACAAAACCGACGATATTCTGGCCGAAAGCCTGAGCGGCTTTGCCCTTGCCCACAGTGACCTGGTGAGCCTTAACCTGGAACCCAACTACCTCACCCGCAAGCAGAAAGCCTCTGGCAAAGTGGCGATTATTTCAGGGGGCGGCTCCGGACATGAGCCGCTGCACGCAGGCTACATCGGCGATGGCATGCTCGACGCAGCCTGCCCTGGCCATGTGTTCACCTCCCCCACCCCGGATCAGATGCTGGCCGCGGCAGAGGCGGTACACGCTGGCAAAGGCATTCTGTTTATCGTGAAAAACTATGCCGGTGATGTCATGAACTTTGAAATGGCAGCCGAAATGCTGCCATTTGAATCAGCTACCGTACTCACCAGCGACGACTGCGCCGTCATCAACAGCACTTACACCACAGGCCGCCGCGGCGTTGCCGGCACCGTGATCGTAGAGAAATGCGTTGGCAGCCTGGCTGAAACCGGCGCCGACCTGCAGGCCTGCAAAGCGCTGGGCGACAAAGTGAACAGCCGCACCGCCAGCATGGGTGTCGCCCTCACCAGTTGCACGGTACCGGCTGCCGGCCGCCCTACTTTCGATATTGACGACACGGAACTGGAAATGGGCGTAGGCATTCATGGCGAACCTGGCCGCAGGCGTGAGCCCATGCGCGAAGCCGATGCAATTGTAAACGATGTCGTGCATGCGATCCTGGAAGCGCTGAAACCCGCGGCAGGCAGCGAAGCACTGCTGCTGATCAACGGCTTTGGCGCCACGCCATTAATGGAGCTTTACCTGATCTACAACACGGCAGCCAGACTGTTCAGCGAACACGGCATCAAGATCACCCGCTCACTGGTCGGCAATTACACGACAGCGCTCGACATGGCAGGTGCCTCTATCACCCTGTGTCTGCTTGATGACGAAATCAAAAAGCACTGGGATAGCCCGGTGCATACCCCGGCATTAAGGTGGGGTGTTTAG
- a CDS encoding YkgJ family cysteine cluster protein, which produces MSQECVKCGACCASFRVSFYWGETSAHDQGLVPVELTTPISPHHVCMKGTEQRLVHCVALTGKVGQEVSCSIYGQRSSTCREFEAGSEDCIKARNIHGLPELSLG; this is translated from the coding sequence ATGTCGCAAGAATGTGTAAAGTGCGGAGCCTGCTGCGCTTCTTTCCGGGTCTCCTTTTACTGGGGTGAAACCAGTGCGCATGACCAGGGCCTGGTACCTGTTGAATTAACCACCCCCATCAGCCCGCATCATGTCTGCATGAAAGGCACTGAACAGAGACTCGTGCATTGCGTAGCATTGACTGGCAAAGTGGGGCAAGAGGTGAGTTGCAGCATTTACGGGCAACGCTCCAGCACCTGCCGTGAGTTTGAAGCCGGCAGCGAAGATTGCATCAAGGCAAGGAACATCCACGGACTGCCCGAGTTAAGTCTTGGTTAA
- the glnE gene encoding bifunctional [glutamate--ammonia ligase]-adenylyl-L-tyrosine phosphorylase/[glutamate--ammonia-ligase] adenylyltransferase, producing MLTHDNPFSDTRIPSNDEAYITHAISCSPFLARMLGADATLLQDLSENLHKSYKIEDMQKYLAAQDIFDEPGLKRALRLLRRQVMARIIVRDLNKLADLHEVMQTTSQLAECAINTAIHYLGSWLSQTYGQPVSAEGEPQHLIVIGMGKLGGYELNVSSDIDLIFAYESEGETQSEKPMSNQDYFTRLAKKLIAAIDEVTEDGFVFRVDMRLRPFGSEGALVSNLYALECYYQNNGREWERYAWIKGREVTGGEAVSKLLKPFVFRKYLDFGAFDSMRDLKVQIQRDVNSKGMHDNIKLGRGGIREIEFIAQVFQLTRGGRDVSLQIKPTLSVLALLRNMGILSEQACSELTEAYYFLRNLEHRLMYVEDAQTHELPKTDEARERIALAMDFPDWQALLVQLNLYRSQVQQHFDATFNETGAGKDAFELEKSIWNGTTSQPAAISALENMGFGDAGETLRHLEVLQHSARYLQLPELSRQRFDAVMPHVIAQSARMKNADVTLTRVIDLIESICRRASYLALLAEHTQALQLLVKLCSSSPWLAGYLAQHPILLDELLDTRTLYAAPDFSGMRKELKHRLAQADGDVERQMDIMRHFKHANVFRFAVQDINGELALETLSDYLSDLACLILGLALETIWPNVRGKHLDVPKFAVIGYGKLGGKELGYASDLDIIFLYDDEAADAGEVYARFAQRINNWFNSLTSAGLLYETDLQLRPDGNSGLLVSSVAAFREYQLHKAWVWEHQAITRARFVAGDSGIGEAFDAIRFEVMTQRRDSEQLKAEVLSMREKMRNAQHLQAGVFDLKQGVGGIIDVEFLVQYLVLLHAPGHAELTANIGNIGLLRRMGALGIIDADLAERVAAAYREYRHTQHMLKLQGAASISMEPSAAMHHAQDVIALWEQVFTSG from the coding sequence ATGCTAACACACGATAATCCATTCTCTGACACCCGCATCCCATCTAATGATGAGGCTTATATCACCCATGCAATTTCCTGCAGCCCGTTTTTAGCAAGAATGTTGGGAGCGGATGCGACATTACTGCAGGATCTGTCAGAAAATTTGCATAAAAGCTATAAGATAGAAGACATGCAAAAATATTTGGCGGCACAGGATATTTTTGATGAGCCTGGCCTGAAACGGGCACTCAGGTTGTTACGCAGGCAGGTAATGGCTCGCATCATCGTGCGTGACCTGAATAAACTGGCAGACCTGCATGAGGTCATGCAGACCACCTCGCAGCTTGCGGAATGCGCGATCAACACGGCAATTCATTATCTCGGCAGCTGGCTGTCGCAGACATACGGCCAGCCGGTCAGCGCCGAAGGCGAGCCGCAGCACCTGATCGTGATCGGCATGGGCAAGCTGGGCGGTTATGAGCTCAATGTTTCGTCTGATATAGACCTGATTTTTGCGTATGAATCCGAAGGTGAGACGCAGTCGGAAAAACCGATGAGCAACCAGGATTACTTCACGCGCCTCGCTAAAAAGCTGATTGCCGCGATTGATGAAGTGACCGAGGATGGGTTCGTGTTCCGTGTCGATATGCGTTTGCGCCCGTTTGGCTCCGAAGGTGCGCTGGTCAGCAACCTGTACGCGCTGGAATGTTATTACCAGAATAATGGCCGTGAGTGGGAGCGCTACGCCTGGATTAAAGGCCGTGAAGTGACCGGCGGTGAAGCGGTTTCAAAATTGCTCAAGCCATTCGTGTTCCGCAAATATCTGGACTTTGGCGCGTTTGACAGCATGCGTGATCTGAAAGTGCAGATTCAGCGTGACGTGAACAGCAAAGGCATGCATGACAATATCAAGCTCGGACGCGGCGGTATCCGTGAAATTGAGTTCATTGCCCAGGTGTTTCAACTGACCCGGGGCGGCCGCGATGTCAGCCTGCAGATCAAGCCCACGCTGTCTGTGCTCGCCTTGCTGCGCAATATGGGCATATTGTCCGAGCAGGCATGCAGTGAACTGACTGAGGCTTATTATTTCCTGCGTAACCTTGAGCACCGGCTGATGTATGTGGAAGATGCACAGACGCATGAGCTGCCTAAAACCGATGAAGCGCGCGAACGTATTGCACTGGCCATGGATTTTCCCGACTGGCAGGCGCTGCTGGTGCAGCTGAATCTTTACCGCAGCCAGGTGCAGCAGCATTTTGATGCGACATTCAATGAAACCGGCGCCGGCAAAGACGCATTTGAATTGGAGAAATCCATCTGGAACGGCACCACCAGCCAGCCGGCGGCCATCTCGGCGCTGGAAAACATGGGGTTTGGCGACGCCGGGGAAACTTTGCGGCATCTGGAAGTATTGCAGCATAGCGCGCGCTACCTGCAATTGCCGGAACTTAGCCGCCAGCGGTTTGATGCCGTGATGCCGCACGTGATCGCACAGTCGGCCCGCATGAAAAATGCAGATGTCACCCTGACGCGCGTGATTGACCTCATAGAAAGCATATGCCGCCGCGCCAGCTACCTGGCGTTGCTGGCAGAACATACACAGGCGCTGCAACTGCTGGTGAAACTGTGCAGCAGCAGCCCCTGGCTGGCTGGTTATTTGGCACAGCATCCGATCCTGCTGGATGAGTTGCTGGATACGCGTACTTTATATGCCGCCCCTGATTTCAGCGGCATGCGCAAAGAACTGAAACACAGGCTGGCCCAGGCCGATGGCGATGTGGAGCGGCAGATGGATATCATGCGCCATTTCAAGCATGCCAACGTATTCCGCTTTGCGGTGCAGGATATCAACGGCGAACTGGCGCTGGAGACCTTATCCGATTACCTGAGCGACTTGGCCTGCCTGATTTTAGGTCTGGCGCTGGAAACGATCTGGCCTAACGTCCGCGGCAAACACCTTGATGTGCCTAAATTTGCAGTCATCGGTTACGGCAAGTTGGGCGGCAAGGAGCTTGGCTACGCATCCGACCTTGATATTATCTTTCTGTACGATGACGAAGCGGCGGATGCAGGTGAGGTGTACGCACGTTTCGCGCAGCGCATCAACAACTGGTTCAACAGCCTGACCTCTGCCGGGTTGCTGTATGAAACAGATTTACAGCTACGCCCTGACGGCAACAGCGGCCTGCTCGTCAGCAGTGTGGCGGCATTCAGGGAATACCAGCTGCATAAAGCCTGGGTATGGGAACACCAGGCAATCACGCGTGCACGTTTTGTTGCAGGCGATAGCGGTATCGGCGAAGCGTTTGACGCCATCCGCTTCGAGGTCATGACGCAGCGGCGCGACAGTGAACAGTTGAAAGCCGAGGTGCTGTCGATGCGCGAAAAAATGCGGAATGCACAGCATCTGCAAGCTGGCGTTTTTGACCTGAAACAAGGTGTGGGCGGTATTATTGATGTCGAGTTCCTGGTGCAATATCTGGTCTTGCTGCACGCGCCAGGCCATGCGGAGCTTACAGCCAACATCGGTAACATCGGTTTGCTAAGGCGGATGGGTGCGCTTGGTATTATTGATGCAGACCTGGCAGAGCGCGTAGCCGCCGCTTACCGTGAATATCGCCATACCCAGCACATGCTCAAATTGCAGGGCGCTGCCAGCATCAGTATGGAGCCGTCGGCAGCCATGCACCACGCACAGGATGTGATCGCCTTGTGGGAGCAGGTTTTTACGTCAGGCTGA
- the acs gene encoding acetate--CoA ligase, translated as MSIESVLHENRVFEPSADFVKSANVSGMAAYNALCAEASADYEGFWARLARELLIWHKPFTKTLNQDNAPFYKWFEDGELNVSANCLDKHLNTIPNKVAIIFEADDGSTRNVTYKELYHQVCQFANGLKKLNLNAGDRVIIYLPMGIEAVVAMQACARIGLIHSVVFGGFSAKSLNERIIDAGARAVITSDGQFRGGKTLPLKAAVDEGIAMGGCDSIEKVVVLKKTGLEIEWQGNNIWWHDLIAGAADTCEPVMVNAEHPLFLLYTSGSTGKPKGVQHSSAGYLLHAMNTMRWTFDIKDNDVFWCTADVGWITGHSYVAYGPLAMGATQVVFEGIPTYPNAGRFWEMIQKHKVSIFYTAPTAIRSLIKASETNPEVHPKNYDLSSLRLLGSVGEPINPEAWMWYFENVGGNRCPIADTFWQTETGGHVITPLPGVTPLIPGSCTLPFPGIDIDVVDETGKDVPWGTGGLLVIKKPWPSMIRTIYNDPERYKASYYPADLGGKTYLAGDGAVRDAVTGNFTIMGRIDDVLNVSGHRLGTMEIESALVANPLVAEAAVVGKPHDVKGESVVAYVVLKGTRPEGDAAKKIVAELRDWVGHEIGPIAKPDEIRFGDNLPKTRSGKIMRRLLRTLAKGEEITSDISTLDNPAILEQLKEVVK; from the coding sequence ATGTCAATTGAATCAGTTCTTCATGAAAATCGGGTTTTTGAACCAAGCGCCGATTTTGTAAAATCCGCCAACGTTTCCGGCATGGCGGCATACAACGCATTGTGTGCCGAAGCCTCTGCCGACTATGAAGGATTCTGGGCCAGGCTGGCCCGTGAATTATTGATTTGGCACAAACCTTTCACAAAAACGCTTAATCAGGATAATGCGCCATTTTACAAATGGTTTGAAGATGGTGAGCTGAACGTTTCAGCCAACTGTCTGGATAAACACCTGAATACGATCCCAAACAAAGTCGCCATCATCTTTGAAGCTGACGACGGCAGCACCAGAAACGTCACTTATAAAGAGCTTTATCATCAGGTTTGCCAGTTTGCGAATGGCCTTAAAAAGCTCAATTTGAATGCAGGTGACCGTGTCATTATCTATTTACCGATGGGCATAGAAGCCGTGGTGGCCATGCAGGCCTGCGCGCGCATCGGTCTGATCCACTCCGTAGTCTTTGGCGGTTTTTCAGCGAAAAGCCTGAACGAACGCATTATCGATGCCGGCGCACGCGCCGTCATCACCTCTGATGGCCAGTTCCGCGGCGGCAAAACACTGCCGCTCAAAGCCGCTGTAGATGAAGGCATTGCCATGGGCGGCTGTGACAGCATTGAAAAAGTGGTCGTGCTGAAAAAAACCGGCCTGGAAATCGAATGGCAGGGCAACAACATCTGGTGGCATGACCTGATTGCTGGCGCGGCCGACACTTGCGAACCTGTCATGGTGAATGCTGAACACCCATTGTTCCTGCTCTACACTTCCGGTTCTACCGGAAAACCAAAAGGCGTACAGCATAGCTCTGCCGGTTACCTGCTGCATGCCATGAACACCATGCGCTGGACTTTCGATATCAAGGATAATGACGTATTCTGGTGTACTGCGGACGTGGGCTGGATTACCGGCCATAGTTATGTAGCCTATGGCCCGCTGGCGATGGGTGCAACACAGGTTGTATTCGAAGGCATCCCGACTTACCCGAATGCCGGCCGCTTCTGGGAAATGATACAGAAGCACAAGGTATCCATTTTTTATACGGCGCCTACGGCAATCCGTTCACTGATCAAAGCTTCGGAAACCAACCCTGAAGTACATCCAAAAAATTATGACCTATCAAGCCTGCGCCTGCTGGGTTCAGTTGGCGAGCCGATCAACCCGGAAGCATGGATGTGGTATTTTGAGAACGTAGGCGGCAACCGCTGCCCGATTGCAGACACCTTCTGGCAGACCGAAACCGGCGGCCACGTGATTACCCCGCTGCCGGGCGTAACGCCATTGATCCCGGGATCATGCACGCTGCCCTTCCCCGGCATTGATATTGACGTTGTGGATGAAACAGGCAAAGACGTGCCCTGGGGCACCGGCGGCTTGCTGGTCATCAAAAAACCCTGGCCTTCCATGATACGCACCATCTATAACGACCCGGAGCGTTACAAGGCCAGCTACTATCCGGCAGACCTGGGCGGCAAGACTTACCTCGCCGGTGATGGTGCGGTACGCGATGCAGTAACCGGTAACTTCACGATCATGGGTCGCATTGATGATGTATTGAACGTATCCGGCCACCGCCTGGGCACCATGGAAATCGAATCGGCACTGGTCGCCAACCCGCTGGTGGCCGAAGCCGCCGTAGTGGGCAAACCGCATGACGTAAAAGGCGAATCCGTGGTGGCTTACGTGGTGCTTAAAGGCACCCGTCCGGAAGGTGATGCCGCCAAGAAAATCGTGGCCGAACTGCGCGACTGGGTAGGCCATGAAATCGGCCCGATTGCCAAGCCGGATGAAATCCGCTTCGGTGACAACCTGCCAAAAACCCGCTCCGGCAAGATCATGCGCAGGCTGTTACGCACTCTGGCAAAAGGCGAAGAAATCACATCCGACATCTCTACGCTGGATAACCCGGCGATTCTGGAGCAGCTGAAAGAAGTCGTGAAATAG
- a CDS encoding EamA family transporter: MTTPHSWFFWAIMSAVFAAMTAIFAKIGIQGVNSDFATLIRTFIISVILVFFVWFTGKWSNPFTLPAKTWVFLGLSALATGASWICYFRALQVGDASKVAPVDKLSLVLVAVFAFTFLGERPSLREWAGIAMVAAGVMLLAIRR; encoded by the coding sequence ATGACGACACCTCACAGCTGGTTTTTCTGGGCAATCATGTCGGCAGTTTTTGCGGCAATGACTGCCATATTTGCCAAAATCGGCATACAAGGTGTCAATTCTGACTTTGCCACGCTGATTCGCACTTTCATCATCAGCGTCATTCTCGTGTTTTTTGTATGGTTTACCGGAAAATGGAGCAACCCGTTCACCCTGCCTGCTAAAACATGGGTATTTCTCGGCTTATCGGCACTGGCGACAGGCGCATCATGGATATGCTATTTCCGTGCTTTGCAGGTCGGGGATGCTTCCAAGGTAGCTCCGGTCGACAAACTCAGTCTGGTGCTCGTTGCCGTTTTCGCATTTACATTTTTAGGCGAGCGCCCGTCACTGAGAGAGTGGGCCGGCATTGCAATGGTAGCAGCCGGCGTCATGCTACTGGCGATCAGGCGCTGA
- a CDS encoding peptide chain release factor 3 codes for MSLQEEISKRRTFAIISHPDAGKTTLTEKLLWFGGAIQVAGEVRGRKAARHATSDWMELEKQRGISVTSSVMQFPYREHMINLLDTPGHDDFSEDTYRTLTAVDSAVMVIDSVNGVEAQTIKLLNVCRMRDTPIITFINKLDRESRAPIELLDEIETTLGMECAPITWPIGMGKTFRGVYHLYNDEISFFDPRAEKGTSEVIKGLDNPRLDELLGQQVEDLRLDIELVRGASHTFDKARYLGGKQTPVFFGSAINNFGVQSLLDAVVELSPPPQARNTASRSVAADEGKFSGFVFKIQANMDPKHRDRIAFLRVCSGRFERGMKVKQVASGKTLSVNNAITFMAQDRTTMDEAYSGDIIGIPNHGTVKLGDTFTEGENLKFTGIPSFAPEFFRRARIKNPMKMKQLQIGLKQLAEEGAAQLFRPLLSNDLILGAVGMLQFDVVAHRLEHEYGVDMVFEPYDCYTARWLHGKDADLKAIADKYGFNVALDGADDYVYLAPNRVNLQMAQERYPDIEFKETREIA; via the coding sequence ATGTCCTTGCAAGAAGAAATCTCCAAGCGCCGCACCTTTGCCATCATTTCCCACCCGGATGCGGGTAAAACCACGCTGACCGAAAAGCTGCTGTGGTTCGGCGGTGCCATTCAGGTCGCCGGTGAGGTGCGTGGCCGTAAGGCAGCGCGCCATGCCACGTCTGACTGGATGGAGCTTGAGAAACAGCGCGGCATTTCCGTGACCTCATCCGTGATGCAGTTTCCCTATCGTGAACACATGATCAACCTGCTCGACACGCCGGGGCATGATGACTTCTCTGAAGACACCTATAGAACACTCACTGCGGTCGATTCCGCGGTGATGGTCATTGACTCGGTCAACGGCGTTGAGGCACAGACCATCAAGCTGCTGAACGTATGCCGCATGCGCGATACGCCCATCATCACCTTCATCAACAAGCTGGACCGCGAAAGCCGCGCGCCGATTGAACTGCTGGACGAGATTGAAACCACGCTGGGCATGGAATGCGCACCGATTACCTGGCCTATCGGCATGGGCAAGACCTTCCGTGGCGTTTATCATTTGTACAACGACGAGATTTCATTTTTTGACCCGCGCGCGGAAAAAGGCACATCAGAAGTGATCAAAGGCCTGGACAACCCGCGGCTGGACGAATTGCTTGGCCAGCAGGTGGAAGACCTGCGCCTGGACATTGAACTGGTGCGCGGTGCATCGCACACTTTTGACAAAGCGCGCTATTTGGGCGGCAAGCAGACACCGGTATTCTTCGGCTCTGCCATCAACAACTTCGGCGTGCAGTCGCTGCTGGATGCCGTAGTAGAACTATCGCCGCCGCCACAGGCACGCAACACGGCGAGCCGTTCGGTGGCAGCGGATGAAGGCAAATTTTCAGGCTTTGTATTCAAGATACAGGCCAACATGGACCCGAAACACCGCGACCGTATCGCATTTCTACGCGTCTGTTCCGGCCGCTTTGAACGCGGCATGAAAGTGAAGCAGGTCGCTTCCGGCAAGACCCTGAGCGTGAACAATGCCATTACCTTCATGGCGCAGGACCGCACCACCATGGATGAAGCCTATTCCGGCGATATTATCGGCATTCCCAATCACGGCACGGTAAAACTTGGCGACACCTTCACCGAAGGCGAAAACCTCAAATTCACCGGTATCCCTTCATTCGCGCCGGAGTTTTTCCGCCGTGCGCGCATCAAGAACCCGATGAAGATGAAGCAGCTGCAGATCGGCCTCAAACAACTGGCAGAAGAAGGCGCGGCGCAGCTGTTCCGTCCGCTGCTGTCCAACGACCTGATTCTAGGCGCTGTAGGTATGCTGCAGTTCGACGTAGTCGCACACCGACTGGAACATGAATACGGCGTGGACATGGTGTTTGAACCCTATGACTGCTACACCGCGCGCTGGCTGCATGGCAAAGATGCTGATTTAAAAGCCATCGCAGATAAATATGGCTTTAACGTGGCGCTGGATGGCGCCGATGATTATGTATACCTGGCGCCGAATCGCGTCAACCTGCAAATGGCGCAGGAGCGCTATCCGGATATTGAGTTCAAAGAGACCCGCGAAATTGCCTAG
- a CDS encoding YchJ family protein produces the protein MPTCPCESDKPYGKCCEVYHLGTPAPTAEALMRSRYSAYALAGQNPALIDYLLRSWHEDTRPQSLDLSGENAAKWLGLQIKRHQDIDAENAIVEFVARYKPAGNLGGKAERLHETSRFRRIDGRWYYVDGNYS, from the coding sequence ATGCCGACTTGCCCCTGCGAAAGCGATAAACCTTACGGAAAATGCTGTGAGGTTTACCATCTAGGCACACCTGCCCCAACGGCTGAAGCGCTGATGCGTTCACGTTACAGTGCTTACGCACTCGCCGGGCAGAATCCGGCATTGATCGACTACCTGCTGCGAAGCTGGCACGAAGATACAAGACCGCAAAGCCTGGACCTGAGCGGTGAAAATGCAGCAAAATGGCTGGGCTTGCAGATCAAGCGCCACCAGGATATTGATGCAGAGAATGCAATCGTTGAATTTGTAGCCCGCTACAAGCCTGCCGGCAACCTGGGTGGAAAAGCTGAAAGGCTGCACGAAACCAGCCGCTTCAGACGCATTGATGGCCGCTGGTATTATGTAGATGGCAATTACAGCTAG